The Metabacillus sp. B2-18 genome has a window encoding:
- a CDS encoding helix-turn-helix domain-containing protein has translation MQKINSLTQCTEIQLEEAHRKYLIIYPYLQKPKYLEKISVEENISIRTLRYWIQKYQELGLRGLVRMKRTDKSKVKVDLAIQDQVKKYSCPTKVFQLLPFTEEH, from the coding sequence ATGCAAAAAATAAATTCTTTAACTCAATGTACAGAAATACAACTAGAGGAAGCACACAGAAAATATTTAATTATCTATCCATATTTACAAAAGCCAAAATATTTAGAAAAGATTAGCGTTGAGGAAAACATTTCAATTCGCACTTTGCGTTATTGGATTCAGAAATATCAAGAACTAGGTTTAAGAGGACTGGTTCGAATGAAAAGAACTGATAAGAGCAAAGTGAAAGTTGACCTAGCAATCCAAGACCAAGTAAAAAAATATTCTTGTCCAACAAAGGTATTTCAATTACTTCCATTTACCGAAGAACACTAG
- a CDS encoding recombinase family protein, translating into MKVAYARVSTEDQNLERQIENLKSFGAEKIFTEKKSGAAVNNREQFQKALDFVREGDYFMVEAIDRLGRNYNEIIETVTTLKNKNAGLIVTSMPILAEAIGNPLLDRFMKDLIVQILAMVAEMERTESKRRQAQGIKIAKEKGVYKGRPLLYSPNAKNPQKRLVYQEVVRMLKSGTPIKQIAEKNAITRSTVYRIKKELAE; encoded by the coding sequence ATGAAAGTTGCTTATGCTAGAGTTTCTACTGAAGATCAAAATTTGGAACGGCAAATTGAAAACTTGAAAAGTTTTGGCGCAGAAAAAATATTTACAGAGAAGAAATCTGGTGCTGCAGTAAATAATCGAGAGCAATTCCAAAAAGCTCTTGATTTTGTTCGTGAAGGAGATTATTTCATGGTTGAAGCAATTGATCGACTAGGAAGGAACTACAATGAGATTATTGAAACGGTTACTACTTTAAAAAATAAAAATGCAGGTTTGATCGTGACGAGTATGCCTATCTTAGCTGAAGCTATTGGAAACCCCTTGTTGGACCGATTTATGAAAGATTTGATTGTTCAGATTTTGGCGATGGTTGCAGAAATGGAACGGACAGAAAGTAAACGTCGTCAAGCCCAAGGTATAAAAATTGCCAAAGAAAAAGGAGTTTACAAAGGGCGTCCGTTACTTTATTCACCTAATGCAAAGAATCCACAAAAGCGATTAGTCTATCAAGAAGTCGTAAGAATGTTGAAATCCGGAACCCCAATTAAGCAAATCGCAGAAAAAAATGCCATTACTCGATCAACTGTTTATAGGATTAAAAAGGAGCTCGCAGAATAG
- a CDS encoding IS1182 family transposase — protein sequence MIQQQQTMMFSPYVALYDIVVPQDNMLRRIKDLIDFSFIYEELKDKYCLDNGRNAIDPIRMFKYLFLKTIHDVSDVDIIERSKYDMSFKYFLDMAPEEAVIDSSSLTKFRKLRLKDMNLLDMLINKTVEIAIEKEIIKSKSIIVDATHTKARYNQMTPKEILMERSKNLRKAIYKINESMKKKFPVKPNNDLLEDEITYSQELIEVIEKEESLLEYPKVKEHLNLLKEAVADDIEQLQSMNDLDAKVGHKAADSSFFGYKTHLAMSEERIITAATITTGEKNDGKELQTLVEKSIDAGMEIETVIGDTAYSEKDNIQYSKENGIKLVSKLNPSITQGTRKKEDEFEFNKDAGMYVCKAGHMAVRKARQGKKGVGKNQVDTYYFNVEKCKRCPFREGCYKEGAKSKTYSVSLKSDQHSSQAQFQKSVYFKEKSKERYKIEAKNSELKHRHGYNVAKSSGLISMELQGAMAIFTVNIKRILKLLGEN from the coding sequence ATGATACAACAACAACAAACAATGATGTTTAGTCCATATGTGGCTCTATATGATATCGTCGTTCCTCAGGATAATATGTTACGAAGAATTAAGGATCTAATTGACTTTTCTTTTATTTACGAAGAATTAAAGGATAAATATTGTCTAGATAATGGGCGGAATGCGATAGATCCTATTCGCATGTTTAAATATTTGTTTTTGAAAACCATTCATGATGTTTCAGATGTTGATATTATCGAGCGTTCAAAATATGATATGTCCTTCAAATATTTTTTGGATATGGCTCCGGAGGAAGCCGTTATTGATTCAAGTTCTTTGACAAAGTTTCGTAAGCTTAGGTTAAAAGACATGAACTTATTAGACATGCTTATCAATAAGACAGTGGAGATTGCCATTGAGAAAGAGATTATTAAAAGCAAGTCCATTATTGTAGATGCCACCCATACAAAGGCGAGATATAATCAAATGACTCCAAAAGAAATACTAATGGAGCGCTCCAAAAACCTCAGAAAAGCAATTTATAAAATTAACGAGAGTATGAAGAAGAAATTCCCCGTAAAGCCAAACAATGATCTACTTGAAGATGAGATTACTTATTCCCAAGAGCTCATTGAAGTGATTGAAAAGGAAGAAAGCCTTTTAGAGTATCCAAAAGTCAAGGAACATCTTAATCTCCTGAAAGAAGCCGTTGCAGATGATATCGAACAGCTACAGTCCATGAATGATCTAGATGCCAAAGTCGGACACAAAGCAGCTGACTCATCATTCTTTGGCTATAAAACTCATCTGGCGATGAGTGAAGAGCGAATTATTACAGCCGCAACGATTACAACCGGAGAAAAAAATGATGGAAAAGAGCTACAGACACTTGTTGAGAAAAGTATAGATGCAGGAATGGAAATTGAAACGGTTATTGGGGATACTGCGTATTCTGAGAAAGACAACATTCAATATAGTAAGGAAAATGGAATTAAACTGGTCTCAAAATTAAATCCTTCCATAACTCAGGGTACCCGAAAAAAAGAGGATGAATTTGAATTCAATAAGGATGCGGGCATGTATGTCTGCAAGGCAGGGCATATGGCTGTACGGAAAGCTAGGCAAGGTAAAAAAGGAGTAGGCAAAAACCAAGTTGATACCTACTATTTTAATGTTGAAAAATGCAAGAGATGTCCTTTCAGAGAAGGGTGCTACAAAGAGGGAGCCAAAAGTAAAACATATTCTGTTTCCCTTAAGTCTGATCAACATTCATCCCAAGCACAATTCCAGAAAAGTGTATATTTTAAGGAAAAGTCTAAAGAGCGTTATAAAATTGAAGCGAAAAATAGTGAATTAAAACACAGACACGGGTATAATGTGGCAAAATCCTCGGGTCTAATTAGCATGGAGTTGCAAGGCGCCATGGCTATATTTACGGTAAACATTAAAAGAATTCTAAAGCTACTAGGGGAAAATTAG
- a CDS encoding HD-GYP domain-containing protein: MRDPRTGDHSLLVAYYSYKMGQILNLNKEQLFLAGLLHDIGKIEMSDEVLKTDKKLSKVERKQLKNHVLQGGH, encoded by the coding sequence ATGAGAGATCCAAGAACAGGGGACCATAGCTTACTTGTAGCATACTATTCATATAAAATGGGGCAGATATTAAACTTAAATAAGGAACAACTCTTCCTAGCTGGTTTGTTGCATGATATAGGAAAAATTGAAATGAGCGATGAAGTACTTAAAACAGATAAAAAACTTTCAAAAGTTGAGCGAAAACAACTAAAAAACCACGTGTTACAAGGAGGCCACTGA
- a CDS encoding DUF6944 family repetitive protein: MDNELKATFGSWVQAIGTTLSAIGATPSKNISDTLLGDLNLWGNVLQATGNSLVADSEKNFTLEKIGNEIQAIGNSTVIVGILINFSEKTKKELNIKGNLLQAVGGGVSLADALGREPTVKELYSIYGNLLQAIGNALQALSGINELRNREGQELNVVGSWIQAIGSIISALGQSK; this comes from the coding sequence ATGGATAATGAACTGAAAGCAACGTTTGGTTCTTGGGTCCAAGCGATTGGAACAACCCTTTCAGCTATCGGAGCTACACCTTCCAAAAATATTTCCGATACTCTGCTTGGAGATTTAAATCTATGGGGAAATGTATTACAAGCAACCGGAAATTCATTAGTAGCAGATAGTGAAAAAAACTTTACCCTTGAAAAGATAGGCAACGAAATTCAGGCAATAGGAAATTCAACGGTCATTGTAGGGATATTAATAAATTTTAGCGAAAAAACAAAAAAGGAATTAAACATAAAAGGAAATTTACTTCAAGCAGTTGGTGGTGGAGTATCTCTTGCTGATGCTCTAGGCCGTGAACCTACTGTAAAAGAGCTTTACAGCATATATGGAAACCTTCTACAAGCAATTGGTAATGCATTACAAGCACTTTCAGGTATCAACGAACTAAGGAACAGGGAGGGGCAAGAACTGAATGTGGTCGGAAGTTGGATCCAAGCCATCGGTTCCATCATTTCAGCTTTAGGCCAAAGTAAGTAA
- a CDS encoding HD-GYP domain-containing protein, translating into MASLQGVFLLSEMEFDSNIIEFCSQHHERIDGSGYPLGIKNEKLSLIGRIANVTDVYSALTAKRKYNHDDPYSTLESLKLMESQQVFDPGALSVLSMVVQSDSKIKQFA; encoded by the coding sequence GTGGCCTCGTTACAAGGTGTCTTTTTACTAAGTGAAATGGAATTCGATTCAAATATTATAGAGTTCTGTTCACAACATCACGAAAGAATTGACGGCAGCGGATACCCACTAGGTATTAAAAATGAAAAATTATCACTAATTGGGAGGATAGCAAATGTTACTGATGTCTACAGTGCCTTAACAGCCAAGAGAAAATATAATCATGATGATCCATACTCTACACTGGAATCACTTAAATTAATGGAATCCCAACAAGTTTTCGATCCAGGTGCACTCTCCGTTTTATCAATGGTAGTTCAGTCTGATAGCAAAATTAAGCAATTTGCATAA